One window of Phocoena phocoena chromosome 13, mPhoPho1.1, whole genome shotgun sequence genomic DNA carries:
- the LOC136132528 gene encoding uncharacterized protein — protein MHYHSPHHTHHCSQVTIARNFTLTIAFTIALNIGLTIALTIAHTITCTIARTIALSIAVSIALTVTLTIALTFALNIVLTIALTMALNIALNTTLTVAPNTTLNIALKIALSIAFSIPCTITCNFAITIAFIVALTIAFSIALTIALTIAVTIALTIALNIVHTIACIIALNIALTIANTFTRNITFTTILTITLSLTISRTIAFTDEHTITLTITRNISLTITRTITCSIYLTITRTIVRTITLTVAFTVALTISHTMALTAACTITLTTTLTITITITLNIALTIAFINAIKIALSMALTIELTIEITIRLKIALNITLTIVLTITLTITLTITLIITLTISFTIVVTIACNMACTITLTIAHTTTLNIACTIALTITLRISFNITLNIALTITLTIALIIACTITITITLTITLTVALKFSLTIALSITLTVHITISINIALPIEHIIPCTIAHTIFSRSHSPSPSPSHSPLLSALHSESHSPSLSTSHSSS, from the exons ATGCATTATCACTCTCCCCATCACACTCATCATTGCTCTCAAG TAACCATCGCACGCAACTTCACACTCACAATTGCTTTCACCATTGCTCTCAACATCGgtctcaccatcgcactcaccattgcACACACCATCACTTGCACCATTGCACGCACCATCGCACTCAGCATCGCAGTCAGCATTGCACTCACCGTCactctcaccatcgcactcaccttCGCTCTCAACATTGtactcaccatcgcactcaccatggCACTCAACATCGCTCTCAACACCACACTCACTGTCGCACCAAACACCACACTCAACATCGCTCTCAAAATTGCACTCAGCATCGCATTCTCGATCCCATGCACCATCACATGCAACTTTGCAATCACAATTGCTTTCATCGTTGCTCTCACCATCGCAT TCTccatcgcactcaccattgcACTTACCATCGCTGtcaccattgcactcaccatcgcactcaaCATCGTTCACACCATCGCATGCATCATCGCTCTCAACATTGCTCTCACCATCGCAAACACCTTCACACGCAACATCACATTCACCACCATTCTCACCATCACAC TCTCACTCACCATTTCACGCACCATCGCATTCACCGATGAACACActatcactctcaccatcacacgCAACATCTCACTTACCATCACACGGACCATCACATGCAGCATCTATCTCACCATCACACGTACCATCGTACGCACCATCACTCTCACTGTCGCATTCACTGTCGCACTCACCATCTCACACACCATGGCACTCACCGCCGCATGCACTATCACTCTCACCACCACACTCACCATCACAATCACCATCACACTCAACATCGCTCTCACCATTGCATTCATCAATGCAATCAAAATCGCTCTCAGCATGGCTCTCACCATTGAACTAACCATAGAAATCACTATCAGACTCAAAATTGCTCTCAACATCACTCTGACCATCGTACTCACCATCACGCTCACCATCACTCTTACCATCACACTCATCATCACTCTTACGATCAGTTTCACCATCGTAGTCACCATCGCTTGCAACATGGCAtgcaccatcacactcaccatcgcacACACCACCACACTCAACATTGCATgcaccattgcactcaccatcaccCTCAGAATCTCATTCAACATCACTCTCAAcattgctctcaccatcacactgaCCATCGCTCTCATAATCGCATGCACCATCACaatcaccatcacactcaccatcactctcaccgtCGCACTCAAATTCTCACTCACCATTGCACTCTCCATCACTCTCACTGTACACATCACCATTTCAATCAACATCGCTCTCCCCATCGAACACATCATTCCATGCACAATTGCTCACACCATCTTCTCAcgatcacactcaccatcacccTCACCATCTCACTCTCCATTGCTCTCAGCGTTGCACTCAgaatcacactcaccatcactctcaacaTCGCACTCATCATCGTAA
- the LOC136132529 gene encoding uncharacterized protein, with translation MQTITFTIAVTISGTIACTIALTITLTIVLPITRTISLTIICTSTFTIAHTIALTITLTITLTITRIITLIIASTIALTIALIITLNIAVTIALTIALSIAITVALTIALTIALNIVLTSARTITLIMALTIALIIARTIPLKIDLTIALSIALAIKHTIASTFAITIALTITVNITLTIALVTIALTIDLNITLTITLTITVTISGTIACNIALSIAHTIALNIALTIALTFILTITCTIALTIACTIALTITRTITLTIALTIILTISHTITLTIAHTIALTIALIIALNIAVTIALTMELNTTHTMALTTTLTISLTIALNVTCTFKLTIALTIALTIALTITLQIALTMANGIALPMACTITHTTALTLALTIALTITLTISLTIALPVALTITCTIV, from the exons ATGCAGACCATCACATTCACCATTGCTGTCACAATCTCAGGCACCATCGCATgcaccatcgcactcaccatcactctcaccattgTACTCCCCATCACACGCACCATCTCACTCACCATCATATGCACCAGCACATTCACCATTGCACACACTattgcactcaccatcactctcaccatcacactcaccatcacacgGATCATCACACTCATTATCGCAAGCACCATAGCTCTCACCATTGCTCTTATCATCACACTCAACATCGCCGTCACCATCGCACTCACAATCGCACTCAGCATTGCAATAACTGTCGCTCTCACCATCGCACTGACCATAGCTCTCAATATCGTACTCACTAGCGCACGCACCATCACACTCATCATGgcactcaccattgctctcatTATCGCACGCACCATTCCTCTCAAGATCGATCTCACCATTGCACTCAGCATCGCACTTGCCATCAAACACACCATCGCAAGCACTTTCGCAATCACAATCGCTCTCACCATCACTGTCAACATCACACTGACCATTGCACT AGTAACCATCGCCCTCACCATCGATCTcaacatcacactcaccatcacactgACCATCACTGTCACCATCTCAGGCACCATAGCATGCAACATTGCACTCAGCATTGCACACACCATCGCACTGAACATCGCTCTCACCATAGCTCTCACCTTCATACTCACCATCACATgcaccattgcactcaccatcgcatgcaccattgcactcaccattactcgcaccatcacactcaccatcgctctcaccatcatACTCACCATCTCACACACaatcacactcaccatcgcacACACCATAGCACTCACCATTGCTCTTATCATCGCACTCAATATTGCtgtcaccatcgcactcaccatggAACTCAACACCACACACACCATGGCACTCACCACCACTCTCACCATCTCACTCACCATTGCACTCAACGTCACATGCACTTTCAAACTCACAATTGCTTtaaccatcgctctcaccattgcactcaccatcactctccaGATTGCTCTCACCATGGCAAATGGCATCGCACTCCCCATGGCATGCACCATCACACACACCACTGCTCTCACTCTTGCACTCACCATAGCACTCACCATCACACTTACCATTTCTCTCACCATTGCATTACCTGTTGCACTCACCATCACATGCACCATCGTATGA